The stretch of DNA CCGAAGTgcaataaacaaaaaacacaggcTTTTCCTCAGCCAAGGTGCAGCAAAGATCAGGGCAGCAATATAAATGATTGGGTTTTCCTAGGCGAAAGTTCAGTTTCCCCAGCATATGAACACACCCAACACACCTGGCCCTAACCCAAGAGCGCATCCTGTTTGACCTCTCATATTCCCCTAAATTTACCACCCGGGCAAAACTGACCAGTCCACACCCCTCCAGCTGTGACAAATGTAATAACACCACCAACACCTTCAACCCTCATTTTTCTAACtcattttgtgttttatttttccaaaGAAAAGATTTACAACACAATCATAACAATACTCATAAACATAGCATTACACATAAACCTTACACCCCAAAAGGAGATGGGTGGAAACCTTCTGGGGATGTGGCCAGAAGATGAGAGAAGTAAGCCAATGGGTGACAGACCCTCGGGCCAAAGCTCATGTTTCCCTTATCCTAATAGGTCAGAGTCACATGAGATGCATGGcagagacagacacgggagacaggagaaacaggacagagacagacagtcacagagacaaaaggcagagacagacagacacaggagacaaaggagacacaggacagagataGACAGgagaggacagagacagacagacaaaggagacacaggacagagacagggcagagacagacatacacaggagacacaggacagagacagacaggagaggacagagacaggcagacaaaagagacacaggacagagaaagACAGTCACGTAGAAACAGTGCAGAGACAGGCACAGGACAGAGACTGACAGTCACAGAGACAAAGTGCAGATACagacacaggagacacaggacagagacagacaggcagagaacTGAGACAGCTAGACAATCACAGGAGAcaaaggacagagacagacagagtcacATAAGACACAGGGCAGAGCTTGACAAAAAGTAAAAGAAGCCACAGGGAAGAGACatgagggaaaaaagggggaaagtttgcgccaaaaaagaaagaattatcctactgttcaatttgtggttccagtcctttccacagagtgatttcgctgcctgagtctttcagaggttattcaccaacctctgtatggatttgaatagaaaaaaggggttgaatgtcctcgggcgcgtcactctgcttgcggctccacggcgtgtattatatgcaaggcaaaagagagagagaagggccacagtgaaaaaagacagctcaaagttttgcacactttttcatcagggtggagggaagggggggggtggttgcgaggggtgagaaataaagacaagggatggctaatattaattcaaacttgttgactggggacacactcacattaaaactctcaaaacttgaattggtatttccttctctttttgtagtaggtgtcttcaacagatgtcttctcttctatgtgcaggtagATGGGTTGAGGCTGAGGAGATGCCTTCTAAAataagcgaccgatcaattcgagcataggaaggagatgccgccaggttcCACAATTAATCCCTTTCTGGGCAGTGATGTCCTGTATCGGCTGGTTCCCACTTGGCAGATGTAtgctgtctgtggcttgggttgcaggtagccgcagtgcggatgtccagagcccgtgcacaggctatgtcctccccctccggctgcctatcttccccgtgcagacaattccaggcttccctgctccgctgtgcatgcgcatgcgcagacggcgagacgctgggccagggaaatcagacctcctcactatggtggcttgtagagaccaaaaaacgtcagacgcgtttcgccaatgcttcctcagtgacgtcctgaggaagcattggcgaaacgcgtctgacgttttttggtctctacaagccaccatagtgaggaggtctgatttccctggcccagtgtctcgccgtctgcgcatgcgcatgcacagcggagcagggaagcctggaattgtctgcacggggaagataggcagccggagggggaggacatagcctgtgcacgggctctggacatccgcactgcggctacctgcaacccaagccacagacagcaTACATCTGCCAAGTGGGAACCAGCCGATACAGGACATCACTGCCCAGAAAGGGATTAATTGTGgaacctggcggcatctccttcctatgctcgaattgatcggtcgcttatTTTagaaggcatctcctcggcctcaacccatctacctgcacatagaagagaagacatccgTTGAAGACACCTACTACAAAAAGAGAAGGAAAtaccaattcaagttttgagagttttaatgtgagtgtgtccccagtcaacaagtttgaattaatattagccatcccttgtctttatttctcacccctcgcaaccacccccccccccttccctccaccctgatgaaaaagtgtgcaaaactttgagctgtcttttttcactgtggcccttctctctctcttttgccttgcatataatacacgccgtggagccgcaagcagagtgacgcgcccgaggacattcaacCCCTTTTTTCTATTCACAGGGAAGAGACAGTGACAAAATACAAGGACACAAAGAGAGTCACAGAACAAATAcatacaggacacacagacacgtgGCCTCTCTCCTGCACATGCTGATTCATCCTCTGGTTGGCCATAACCCAAGCTCCTGACACCTCCACCTGAttagctgctgctgggtaatgcagccaatcaggattgaGGGAACTGCCCAGCACCCTTGCAACTGCCCTGCTCTCTCCATGTTCTGGTACAATGGGGAAATTCCGTCACCACTTttgatcctctcacggaaccccagagtgcgtggaaccttctcatcctctgacAGAACCATCCTCTGACAGAACCCGAAGGCACgtggaaccttctcatcctcggACAGAACCCCAGGGTGCGTGGAACATTCTCATCCTCTGACAGAACCCCAGGGTGCGTGGAACCTTCTCGTCCTCTGACAGAACCCCAGGATGTgtggaaccttctcatcctctgacAGAACCCCGGGGTGCatggaaccttctcatcctctgacagaaccccagggcaCGTGGGACCTTCTCATCCTCTGACAGAACCCCAGTGTGCGTGGAACaccggttgggaaacactgccctagTATCTATTTACAGTATGATggaaaaagtggtgcaattcggGGGGAAATCTGTGCTACATGTATAACAGAGAACAATCCCCACATTCACATGACTAGAACTCTCATTCATCTGCTGTAGATATGTTATTGCCCCAGAATTGCCCCACATTTGCCCTGATATAGAGCCCCCTGTGTCTTTGTTCAGTGCTTTCTCTCTTGGTCTCTGCACTTTTTAACACTAGCTGCACAGCAAATGTCTCCCAAACCAGTACCTGCGTTAATTTGGGACAGCAGCCTGACAAGGAGACGCTCAGTTGTAACGTGCATAACACTGGTAATGTGATCACTGTTTTACTTTGCGGTTCATTGTTTGGTGACTTGATCTTTTGATTAGACTTCAAGATACAGGTTTATAAGTCACATGACCAGTTGATCTGAGAGGAAGAAAGATACTCAAGCTACACAGGAAGCATCCAGCTCCACCTTAATATCAGCGTCATCATCTCCTTCCTTGCAGCCCTGGTCAAACCGCTCATTAAAGGCATTTTCCAGCATGGCCGGTATGGACTTCCTAAAGTGGTCCTTAAAGTCTTTGCCCAAAAAGACATAGATGATGGGATTGAGGCAGCTGTTGGAGCCACCCAGGATCAAAGAAATGGAGTGTAGTATAATAGCAATAAGGGAACCTGTGTCAGTTATGGAGATTCTAATTTTGGACAATATAATTGGGCATATGTGATATGGAAACCAGCAGCAAAAGAAGCAGACCACAATGGCACTGATAACCTTGAAAGGTCGCCGAGACCGAGTAGGCCTTTTAATTCTACTTATTTTGAAACCTATGAGACCATAACAGACCAGGATAATGGTAAAGGGGATCACAAACATGCAGACAAACCTTGTGATAATCATAGCCCTGTTCCTTAGATTCCATTTGTTATAGTCAATTGTTTCATCATCAAAGGAAGAAACTGCATAGTCAGGAAAACAAATAGAAACATTGTAACTGATGTCATGGTGGACATCATGAAAAGCCAGATTTGGGGCACTGATGATCAGAGAGAACACCCAAATGAATACAGCAATGGTGGACGCTAACCTGGGTGTCCGGTGTATTTTGGCCCAAAACGGCCACAAGATGGAAACACAGCGGTCAATGCTGATGACCGTTAAGAAAGAGACACTAGCAAGCATGTTTAGGAACAGTATGGTGATGCTGACCTTGCATAGTATTTGGCCAAAGGGCCAGTGGTTTTCCATATAATACTTTGTGATCTCGAAGGGAAGAGTGATATTAAATATAAAGTCAGCCATGGCTAGGTTGAGGAACCACACGGCACTGACTGTCTTCATCTTGAAGCCGGCAATCCAGATGACTAAACCATTACCTATAGTCCCCAGGATGAATGTGATACTGAAACAAGTGATGTGTAGGATTGTTATGACATACATAACCAATGACAATTTCTCCAGAAATTCATCTGTAAATCTGTCCTCAGTGCTGTTGTTGGTAGGATAAACAGGTGGAACAGGCGTCTCCATGCTGGCTGCTCTCCTGCCAAACACAAGGAATATAAAGTACAAAGAAGAATATGATGAGAACTCAGAACTGATTGAGCTTTCACTTTATAAAATAATATCAAATACTCCCCCAACCAAATTGCACAAAAGAGAAAACATAAATAACCCTATCACTCCATCACATACAAATTCATCACATACAAGACATATTAAAAGGCTTAAAGCCACATTAAGAAAGTGCAACAATACAAACATTGACAAATGCCAAAATAGCAATTCTAACACaacaaattatatattttaatagaaaaatgtATAATGTGTAGGCAGGAGCATGCTAACTACTCAATACATTATAATGGTCACTAAATAGAACTCACTGCCCTTGTACTGAAAACAAACTAAATGCAGGAATGAGATCCCCAGTAACTATTGAGGTGCACACTATGAGAGTAGATATTATGCAGCAGctggtggctgggtgggtgggagtgagagtGTAAGATTATATACAGCACATGTGATGACTTCCTCGTTTCTGTGCTCTCAGCGCAGCACTCACACTGTGCTCAGTATCAAGCTCAACGCAACCATTCACATTACCGTAGGTCACCAAACATCtactgcaggggcggccaactccagtcctcaaggccaccaccaacaggtcaggtattcaggatatccctgcttcagcacatgtggctaaATCTTTGATTGAGACATTAAttacgccacctgtgctgaagcagatatatcctgaatacctgaacttgtggtggcccttgaggactggagtttgccacctctGCTTTATTCCAATGCATCTTAAGGCATCATGGGAGCAATTATCTTGAGTGTAATCATGTTTCCATAGAGCTGTCACTTAGGTAAatagctacatagtagatgaggtttaaaaaagacatactgtatgtccatcaagttcaacctatatcaCATTGAGACTGTTGAGGGTTAATGCCCCGATGTAAATGACTAATGTCTGTTGAGGATCAACTAAAAAATGTTCATTCTGGATCAGGTAAATGATCTGCCATCAGACCTTGGTGAATCACCCCCTGGCTGAACTATCCCACCAGCCCGAACCGCAGTACCATGACCCATAACTATCTCCCAATTCCAATCAATTAGGTCTTTCGCATTATTTCTTGCTTGGCTCCCACCCACCAACCCCCCAGTTTAGGATCGTCACAACCTTATAGTCATCATATCAACCAACACAGCAGATCTCTCTTTCTTCAGGCGTGTACAATCTCTTATAAAAGGACAGCACCTCTTAGAAAAGGATCCCACAGATCtctaccttcccccaccccccaaccttcTGTTCCTACAACCAATTCCTCAGCAATGCATTAATCCCCAAGCTCCCACTGCTCCCTCGGGTTTGCACATGGCACATGTACTGTTGTATTGCTTAGTACTGTACCTTGGAGAGAGTGCGCGTGACAGTACACTAGTTACTAGTAGATGAGAACTGCAAGGTTCCTGGAACCTCTGTACATTCATTCCATCACTTAACAGTTATCATGTTATCccattaaaatgtatcacaacctgcaactaTTCTTCAACTTTCCATCACCAGAAAAACCTCTGACCTGCTTCTTTAATATGATTTACAGAATAGTGTAATTTGTGTAAACACATGTGTGCATCAAACCAACAATGTGTGTCTGTAACAgacatacagatatacagtagtgtacacattagaattaattgcaattcatgaatatctgccacctggcggttACGCGAAGAATttcccccaattaaatccgaacctttataattaaacagatcaaccgcgggtgctgggcggcgcgaatgcggcatgaatgcggggaTGCCCAATTTATTGCGCGTGGAATTCAGAAGATGCAACCGCTACGCccccgagaagtgttaaaataaaggctggcgcagcagtaACAGACATTATTAAACCCTTTAACACGAGGAGTTGTATTAATGACGTGTTACCACGTGCGCCATTGGAACTATCATAACTTGTATGTTCGTGCCCTTTAATGCAACGGgaatgtatatttttgtatggTATTCATATGATATTCAGGCTTAACAGGGGCAgtaaagtctgctacatctgtagcaatGGGTTACTAATACAGAGAGTGACATTGGTTTGCAACATACAGAACAATATGCATCTTTCACAGGCAGAGAAATGTGTCTCTGGAGCATGCAGAGGAAGGGGAGAACTTCCACTTGGGTTTTGGTGttaaaaatgtgtttgtaatttaaTCAAATTATGGAAAATCCTTAAAGGGCCAGAATCTCAAAACGTCATTATCTCAGGGATTACTGTATACGGttatgttatcaaaatcagtaacggGCGTCAGTAACACTGTGTTAGTGAGATTGGACGATACGCATTAGCCCTTTAAGATGTATTAATGCCTTACCTGTAGCTACCAGTAATATACAGTCA from Ascaphus truei isolate aAscTru1 chromosome 6, aAscTru1.hap1, whole genome shotgun sequence encodes:
- the LOC142496592 gene encoding chemerin-like receptor 1, whose product is METPVPPVYPTNNSTEDRFTDEFLEKLSLVMYVITILHITCFSITFILGTIGNGLVIWIAGFKMKTVSAVWFLNLAMADFIFNITLPFEITKYYMENHWPFGQILCKVSITILFLNMLASVSFLTVISIDRCVSILWPFWAKIHRTPRLASTIAVFIWVFSLIISAPNLAFHDVHHDISYNVSICFPDYAVSSFDDETIDYNKWNLRNRAMIITRFVCMFVIPFTIILVCYGLIGFKISRIKRPTRSRRPFKVISAIVVCFFCCWFPYHICPIILSKIRISITDTGSLIAIILHSISLILGGSNSCLNPIIYVFLGKDFKDHFRKSIPAMLENAFNERFDQGCKEGDDDADIKVELDASCVA